The proteins below are encoded in one region of Ricinus communis isolate WT05 ecotype wild-type chromosome 6, ASM1957865v1, whole genome shotgun sequence:
- the LOC8269092 gene encoding nuclear transcription factor Y subunit A-1 isoform X1, with protein MPAKLETRDQRLDQGVFQSSIYSQPWWRGVGNSSTFEESTSKSSSSDHLNGSLSNGPIRSQANLTLDNGANSNKDTQVAVSSQSDGINGQGHHLKQVPSSAPVTMVGHVEPNSQMELVGHSIVLTSYPYSDAQYGGMLPSYAPQAMVTPQLYGMHHARMALPLEMEEEPVYVNAKQFNGILRRRQARAKAEIEKKAIKARKPYLHESRHQHAMRRARGCGGRFLSSKKPESNTKNPASDNDVNSCINASTRSAILTGSEWLQKNGTRNLDSANGEGKGSTDHDMQSHSSSHGNGNGHGLSSIYHPSSGDGLDRGFLVQQRASTHWNGVTNGALPIN; from the exons ATGCCGGCGAAGCTTGAAACTAGAGACCAACGGTTAGACCAGGGTGTGTTTCAGTCGTCCATTTACTCACAACCTTGGTGGCGGGGAGTTGGAAATAGTTCTACCTTTGAGGAAAGCACGtcaaaatcatcatcatcagatCACCTGAATGGTTCTCTCTCTAATGGACCTATTCGATCACAAGCTAATCTTACCTTAGATAATGGTGCTAACTCCAATAAAGATACACAGGTCGCTGTATCATCACAATCTG ATGGAATTAATGGACAAGGACACCATCTCAAACAGGTTCCATCATCGGCACCTGTCACTATGGTTGGACACGTAGAACCAAATTCCCAAATGGAACTTGTTGGCCACTCAATT GTTTTGACTTCATATCCGTATTCAGATGCACAATATGGTGGGATGTTACCTTCTTATGCGCCACAAGCTATG GTAACTCCTCAGTTATATGGAATGCATCATGCTAGAATGGCTTTGCCTCTTGAAATGGAAGAGGAACCTGTTTATGTGAATGCAAAGCAGTTTAATGGTATTTTGAGACGGAGACAGGCACGTGCTAAGGCAGAGATTgaaaagaaagcaataaaagcTAGAAAG CCATACCTTCACGAGTCTCGACACCAACATGCTATGAGAAGGGCAAGGGGTTGTGGAGGCCGATTTCTTAGTTCCAAGAAGCCTGAAAGTAATACTAAAAATCCTGCATCAGATAACGATGTCAATTCATGCATTAATGCTTCAACACGGTCTGCCATTTTAACAGGCTCTGAATGGTTGCAAAAGAATGGAACTCGAAATTTGGATTCCGCCAATGGTGAAGGAAAAGGGTCTACTGACCACGATATGCAATCACACTCATCTTCTCATGGTAATGGTAATGGCCATGGACTGTCATCAATATACCATCCATCTTCAGGCGATGGCTTGGACAGAGGCTTCTTGGTTCAGCAGAGGGCATCCACACACTGGAACGGGGTCACAAATGGGGCTCTGCCCATAAATtaa
- the LOC8269092 gene encoding nuclear transcription factor Y subunit A-4 isoform X3, translating to MTCIWILPTSEASRIWILQPDGINGQGHHLKQVPSSAPVTMVGHVEPNSQMELVGHSIVLTSYPYSDAQYGGMLPSYAPQAMVTPQLYGMHHARMALPLEMEEEPVYVNAKQFNGILRRRQARAKAEIEKKAIKARKPYLHESRHQHAMRRARGCGGRFLSSKKPESNTKNPASDNDVNSCINASTRSAILTGSEWLQKNGTRNLDSANGEGKGSTDHDMQSHSSSHGNGNGHGLSSIYHPSSGDGLDRGFLVQQRASTHWNGVTNGALPIN from the exons ATGACTTGTATATGGATTCTCCCAACTTCAGAGGCTTCTAGGATTTGGATTTTACA ACCAGATGGAATTAATGGACAAGGACACCATCTCAAACAGGTTCCATCATCGGCACCTGTCACTATGGTTGGACACGTAGAACCAAATTCCCAAATGGAACTTGTTGGCCACTCAATT GTTTTGACTTCATATCCGTATTCAGATGCACAATATGGTGGGATGTTACCTTCTTATGCGCCACAAGCTATG GTAACTCCTCAGTTATATGGAATGCATCATGCTAGAATGGCTTTGCCTCTTGAAATGGAAGAGGAACCTGTTTATGTGAATGCAAAGCAGTTTAATGGTATTTTGAGACGGAGACAGGCACGTGCTAAGGCAGAGATTgaaaagaaagcaataaaagcTAGAAAG CCATACCTTCACGAGTCTCGACACCAACATGCTATGAGAAGGGCAAGGGGTTGTGGAGGCCGATTTCTTAGTTCCAAGAAGCCTGAAAGTAATACTAAAAATCCTGCATCAGATAACGATGTCAATTCATGCATTAATGCTTCAACACGGTCTGCCATTTTAACAGGCTCTGAATGGTTGCAAAAGAATGGAACTCGAAATTTGGATTCCGCCAATGGTGAAGGAAAAGGGTCTACTGACCACGATATGCAATCACACTCATCTTCTCATGGTAATGGTAATGGCCATGGACTGTCATCAATATACCATCCATCTTCAGGCGATGGCTTGGACAGAGGCTTCTTGGTTCAGCAGAGGGCATCCACACACTGGAACGGGGTCACAAATGGGGCTCTGCCCATAAATtaa
- the LOC8269092 gene encoding nuclear transcription factor Y subunit A-1 isoform X2 produces the protein MPAKLETRDQRLDQGVFQSSIYSQPWWRGVGNSSTFEESTSKSSSSDHLNGSLSNGPIRSQANLTLDNGANSNKDTQVAVSSQSDGINGQGHHLKQVPSSAPVTMVGHVEPNSQMELVGHSIVLTSYPYSDAQYGGMLPSYAPQAMVTPQLYGMHHARMALPLEMEEEPVYVNAKQFNGILRRRQARAKAEIEKKAIKARKPYLHESRHQHAMRRARGCGGRFLSSKKPESSEWLQKNGTRNLDSANGEGKGSTDHDMQSHSSSHGNGNGHGLSSIYHPSSGDGLDRGFLVQQRASTHWNGVTNGALPIN, from the exons ATGCCGGCGAAGCTTGAAACTAGAGACCAACGGTTAGACCAGGGTGTGTTTCAGTCGTCCATTTACTCACAACCTTGGTGGCGGGGAGTTGGAAATAGTTCTACCTTTGAGGAAAGCACGtcaaaatcatcatcatcagatCACCTGAATGGTTCTCTCTCTAATGGACCTATTCGATCACAAGCTAATCTTACCTTAGATAATGGTGCTAACTCCAATAAAGATACACAGGTCGCTGTATCATCACAATCTG ATGGAATTAATGGACAAGGACACCATCTCAAACAGGTTCCATCATCGGCACCTGTCACTATGGTTGGACACGTAGAACCAAATTCCCAAATGGAACTTGTTGGCCACTCAATT GTTTTGACTTCATATCCGTATTCAGATGCACAATATGGTGGGATGTTACCTTCTTATGCGCCACAAGCTATG GTAACTCCTCAGTTATATGGAATGCATCATGCTAGAATGGCTTTGCCTCTTGAAATGGAAGAGGAACCTGTTTATGTGAATGCAAAGCAGTTTAATGGTATTTTGAGACGGAGACAGGCACGTGCTAAGGCAGAGATTgaaaagaaagcaataaaagcTAGAAAG CCATACCTTCACGAGTCTCGACACCAACATGCTATGAGAAGGGCAAGGGGTTGTGGAGGCCGATTTCTTAGTTCCAAGAAGCCTGAAA GCTCTGAATGGTTGCAAAAGAATGGAACTCGAAATTTGGATTCCGCCAATGGTGAAGGAAAAGGGTCTACTGACCACGATATGCAATCACACTCATCTTCTCATGGTAATGGTAATGGCCATGGACTGTCATCAATATACCATCCATCTTCAGGCGATGGCTTGGACAGAGGCTTCTTGGTTCAGCAGAGGGCATCCACACACTGGAACGGGGTCACAAATGGGGCTCTGCCCATAAATtaa